The following are encoded in a window of Sphingobium sp. AP49 genomic DNA:
- the murB gene encoding UDP-N-acetylmuramate dehydrogenase, which produces MVSLPAVRGALKADAPLAPLVWFKAGGAAQWLFEPKDADDLSDFLRDLDPAVPVMALGLGSNLIVRDGGVPGVVVRLGKPFAKVEALDATTLVCGGGASGILVSSTARDAGIAGLEFLRSIPGTVGGFVRMNGGAYGRETCDILVECDVVLRSGERITLSNADLGYTYRHSTLPDGAVVVSATFRGHPGEPAAIQAEMDRIATAREESQPLRSKTGGSTFKNPDGHKAWALVDEAGCRGLALGGAQVSEKHTNFLLNTGDATSADIEALGEEVRRRVKAKSGVELEWEIQRVGLAK; this is translated from the coding sequence ATGGTTTCTCTCCCGGCCGTTCGCGGCGCGCTCAAGGCCGATGCGCCGCTGGCACCGCTCGTCTGGTTCAAGGCGGGCGGGGCGGCGCAATGGCTGTTCGAGCCCAAGGACGCCGACGACCTGTCCGATTTCCTGCGCGATCTAGATCCGGCAGTGCCGGTGATGGCGCTTGGCCTTGGCTCCAACCTGATCGTCCGCGATGGTGGCGTGCCGGGCGTGGTCGTGCGCTTGGGCAAGCCCTTTGCCAAGGTGGAGGCGCTGGACGCCACCACCCTGGTCTGCGGCGGTGGTGCGTCGGGCATCCTCGTCTCCTCGACCGCGCGGGATGCCGGCATTGCCGGTCTCGAATTTCTCCGCTCCATCCCCGGGACTGTCGGTGGATTCGTGCGGATGAACGGCGGCGCCTATGGCCGCGAAACGTGCGACATATTGGTCGAGTGCGATGTCGTGCTGCGCTCCGGCGAGCGGATCACCCTGTCCAACGCCGATTTGGGCTATACCTATCGTCATTCGACCCTGCCCGATGGCGCGGTCGTGGTCAGCGCAACTTTCCGGGGCCATCCCGGCGAACCCGCCGCGATCCAGGCGGAAATGGACCGCATCGCCACCGCGCGCGAGGAAAGCCAGCCGCTGCGCAGCAAGACCGGCGGATCGACCTTCAAGAACCCGGACGGGCACAAGGCCTGGGCGCTGGTCGATGAAGCGGGCTGTCGCGGCCTCGCGCTGGGCGGCGCGCAGGTGAGCGAGAAGCACACCAACTTCCTGCTCAACACCGGCGACGCCACCAGCGCCGACATCGAAGCGCTGGGCGAGGAAGTCCGCCGCCGCGTCAAGGCAAAGAGCGGCGTCGAGCTGGAATGGGAAATCCAGCGCGTGGGGTTGGCGAAGTGA
- the murC gene encoding UDP-N-acetylmuramate--L-alanine ligase: MKGVGTDIGTIHFIGIGGIGMSGIAEVMHNLGYKVQGSDVAEGYVVEGLRAKGIKVMIGHKAENLGDAAVVVTSTAIKRGNPEVELALENRVPVIRRAEMLAELMRLKSTVAIAGTHGKTTTTSMVAALLDAGGVDPTVINGGIINSYGSNARLGNSDWMVVEADESDGSFLRLDGTIAVVTNIDPEHLDHYGSFDAVKDAFVEFVENVPFYGAAMLCLDHPEVQAILPRVQDRRIVTYGFSAQADIRGENVQPVPGGNRFDVQIRERDGATRRIEGIELPMPGRHNVLNAMAAIGVALQMGIDDATIQTGFAKFGGVKRRFTKVGEIPAGAGVATVIDDYGHHPVEIKAVLAAAREGAKGRVIAVVQPHRFTRLRDLMDDFQQAFNDADIVYAAPVYTAGEQPIEDVDSAALVAGLKRRGHRNAATVADADDLARVIAADVQADDMIICLGAGDITKWAAGLSAAVTAKVKETA; the protein is encoded by the coding sequence ATGAAGGGTGTCGGCACCGACATCGGCACGATCCATTTCATCGGCATTGGCGGCATCGGCATGTCCGGTATCGCCGAAGTCATGCATAATCTGGGTTACAAGGTTCAAGGGTCCGACGTAGCCGAAGGCTATGTCGTCGAAGGGCTGCGCGCCAAGGGCATCAAGGTGATGATCGGCCACAAGGCCGAAAATCTGGGCGATGCCGCCGTGGTCGTCACCTCGACCGCGATCAAGCGGGGCAATCCGGAAGTCGAGCTGGCGCTGGAAAATCGCGTGCCGGTGATCCGCCGCGCCGAAATGCTGGCCGAACTGATGCGCTTGAAGTCCACGGTCGCCATCGCCGGCACCCATGGCAAGACCACAACCACCTCGATGGTCGCGGCGCTGCTGGACGCGGGCGGGGTCGACCCGACCGTCATCAACGGCGGCATCATCAACAGCTATGGCTCCAACGCGCGGCTGGGCAACAGCGACTGGATGGTCGTGGAAGCCGATGAGAGCGACGGCAGCTTCCTGCGCCTTGACGGCACGATCGCGGTCGTGACCAATATCGATCCCGAGCATCTCGACCATTATGGCAGCTTCGACGCGGTGAAGGACGCCTTCGTCGAGTTCGTCGAGAATGTGCCCTTCTATGGCGCGGCGATGCTCTGCCTCGACCATCCCGAGGTGCAGGCCATTTTGCCGCGCGTGCAGGATCGCCGCATCGTCACCTATGGCTTTTCCGCCCAGGCCGATATTCGCGGCGAGAATGTCCAGCCGGTGCCCGGCGGCAATCGTTTCGATGTCCAGATCCGCGAGCGCGACGGCGCGACCCGCCGGATCGAGGGGATCGAACTGCCGATGCCCGGCCGCCACAATGTGCTCAATGCCATGGCGGCGATCGGCGTGGCGTTGCAGATGGGCATCGATGACGCAACCATCCAGACCGGCTTTGCCAAGTTTGGCGGGGTGAAGCGCCGCTTCACCAAGGTCGGCGAAATCCCGGCTGGCGCAGGTGTCGCCACCGTCATCGACGATTATGGCCACCATCCGGTCGAGATCAAGGCGGTGCTCGCCGCTGCGCGTGAAGGCGCCAAGGGCCGGGTGATCGCCGTGGTCCAGCCGCATCGCTTCACCCGCCTGCGCGACCTGATGGATGATTTCCAGCAGGCCTTCAACGATGCCGACATCGTCTATGCCGCCCCGGTCTACACCGCCGGCGAGCAGCCGATCGAGGATGTCGACAGCGCGGCGCTGGTCGCCGGGCTCAAGCGTCGCGGCCATCGCAATGCCGCCACCGTCGCCGATGCGGACGATCTTGCCCGCGTCATTGCTGCTGATGTCCAGGCTGACGACATGATCATCTGCCTGGGTGCCGGCGACATCACCAAATGGGCGGCGGGCCTGTCCGCTGCGGTCACCGCCAAGGTCAAGGAAACCGCCTGA
- the murG gene encoding undecaprenyldiphospho-muramoylpentapeptide beta-N-acetylglucosaminyltransferase: protein MSISRHFVLAAGGTGGHMIPAHAVAEELMARGHHVALVTDERGAKIPGIFDKAQVHVLPAGRMTRNPASWPGAIKAILAGRAMARRLNATFKPTAVVGFGGYPAMPALLGALADGIPTAIHEQNAVLGRVNRLLAGRVDAIATAYPIVERLKDKYAGKVHLVGNPVREEVKALRDEEFPPLTDESVFRVLVIGGSQGASILSSVVPEGLSMLPVALRRRLQVTQQCRAEDIERVRATYAEMEIPADLATYFNDVPEKLGWSHLMIARAGASTLAELTCAGRPAILVPLPSAMDDHQTANAREMTEAGGARTIPQSRFTAVELAKQMQKMALEPGALQNAAKRARACGRPDAARDMADLLESIGPAPIMNDPLRVGPTPTTLNLQGVPA from the coding sequence ATGAGCATTTCCCGTCACTTCGTCCTCGCCGCCGGCGGGACGGGTGGTCATATGATTCCGGCGCATGCCGTCGCCGAGGAACTGATGGCGCGCGGCCATCATGTCGCCCTGGTGACCGATGAACGCGGTGCCAAGATACCGGGCATTTTCGACAAGGCGCAGGTTCATGTCCTGCCCGCCGGGCGGATGACCAGGAATCCCGCCTCCTGGCCTGGCGCGATCAAGGCGATCCTGGCCGGGCGGGCGATGGCCCGGCGGCTGAATGCCACGTTCAAGCCGACGGCGGTCGTGGGCTTTGGCGGCTATCCCGCCATGCCTGCGCTGCTGGGCGCACTGGCTGACGGCATCCCGACCGCGATCCATGAGCAGAACGCCGTGCTGGGCCGGGTCAACCGCCTGCTGGCCGGCCGGGTCGACGCGATCGCCACCGCCTATCCCATCGTGGAGCGGCTCAAGGACAAATATGCCGGCAAGGTCCATCTGGTCGGCAATCCGGTGCGCGAGGAAGTGAAGGCGCTGCGCGACGAGGAATTCCCGCCGCTGACCGACGAGAGCGTGTTTCGCGTGCTGGTGATCGGCGGCAGCCAGGGGGCGAGCATCCTGTCGAGCGTCGTGCCCGAGGGGCTGTCGATGCTGCCGGTCGCGCTGCGCCGCCGCCTGCAGGTGACGCAGCAGTGCCGCGCCGAGGATATCGAGCGCGTCCGCGCCACCTATGCCGAGATGGAGATCCCGGCCGATCTCGCCACCTATTTCAACGACGTGCCCGAAAAGCTGGGCTGGTCGCACCTGATGATCGCGCGGGCAGGGGCATCGACCCTGGCCGAGCTGACCTGCGCTGGCCGCCCCGCCATACTGGTGCCGCTGCCCAGCGCCATGGACGATCATCAGACCGCCAATGCGCGCGAGATGACCGAGGCTGGCGGTGCCCGCACCATTCCCCAGTCGCGCTTCACCGCCGTGGAACTGGCCAAGCAGATGCAGAAGATGGCGCTGGAACCCGGCGCCCTGCAAAATGCCGCCAAGCGCGCCCGTGCCTGTGGCCGCCCGGATGCGGCGCGCGATATGGCAGACCTGCTCGAAAGCATCGGCCCCGCGCCGATCATGAATGACCCGCTTCGCGTCGGCCCGACGCCGACCACGCTCAATCTCCAGGGAGTTCCCGCATGA
- a CDS encoding putative peptidoglycan glycosyltransferase FtsW, giving the protein MFRPGELVKGFKTRTVPRERTALAIWFWEIDRVLLSLIVALMAIGLVAVAAASPVAAIDRSTTTIAVNPLIYFYRQLIWVFIGLPIMLMISMLPRPQARRLAIFLAVFFFLMLLFVPLLGSTVNGAKRWIDLPGFRFQPSEFLKPVYVVTLAWLLSLRSKDQNLPVMPLTGAMTLLIAAILMKQPDFGQTVIFLACWGCLLMLSGLEMRWIAMLGGVGLAGLVAVYMFYENGRQRINDFLGIGVQVDTGPDQTDLAFRTITHGGFTGVGPGGGQNKFRLPEAHTDYIFSVIGEEFGLLACIAIACVYLAIVVRVLLRLLDEEDNFTILAAAGLTTQFGLQAIINMGVNAQIFPSKGMTLPFISYGGSSMLALCIGVGLLLAFTRRNPFMGRHTVVKWSGR; this is encoded by the coding sequence ATGTTCAGGCCGGGCGAGCTGGTGAAGGGGTTCAAGACCCGCACCGTGCCGCGTGAGCGCACCGCGCTGGCGATCTGGTTCTGGGAAATCGACCGCGTATTGCTGTCGCTGATCGTCGCATTGATGGCGATCGGGCTGGTCGCGGTCGCCGCCGCGTCGCCGGTGGCCGCGATCGACCGATCGACCACCACTATTGCGGTCAATCCGCTGATCTATTTCTATCGTCAGCTGATCTGGGTTTTCATCGGCTTGCCGATCATGTTGATGATTTCCATGCTGCCCCGGCCGCAGGCTCGACGGCTGGCCATTTTCCTGGCCGTTTTCTTCTTTCTGATGCTGTTGTTCGTCCCCTTGCTCGGCAGCACGGTCAATGGTGCCAAACGCTGGATCGACCTGCCTGGCTTCCGGTTCCAGCCCTCGGAATTTTTGAAGCCCGTCTATGTCGTGACCCTTGCCTGGCTGCTGTCGCTGCGGAGCAAGGACCAGAATTTGCCGGTTATGCCGTTGACCGGGGCCATGACGCTGCTGATCGCGGCGATCCTGATGAAGCAGCCGGACTTTGGCCAGACCGTCATCTTCCTGGCCTGCTGGGGCTGCCTGCTGATGCTGTCGGGGCTGGAGATGCGCTGGATCGCCATGCTGGGCGGGGTTGGTCTCGCCGGGCTGGTCGCGGTCTATATGTTCTATGAAAATGGCCGCCAGCGCATCAACGACTTCCTCGGCATCGGCGTCCAGGTGGACACCGGCCCGGATCAGACGGATCTGGCGTTCCGCACCATTACCCATGGCGGCTTTACCGGCGTCGGGCCGGGTGGGGGGCAGAACAAGTTCCGCCTGCCCGAAGCCCATACCGACTATATATTCTCGGTGATCGGCGAGGAGTTCGGCCTGCTTGCCTGCATCGCCATTGCCTGTGTCTATCTCGCCATCGTCGTGCGCGTGCTGCTGCGGCTGTTGGACGAGGAGGATAATTTCACGATCCTCGCCGCCGCCGGCCTCACTACCCAGTTCGGGTTGCAGGCGATTATCAACATGGGCGTCAATGCGCAGATTTTTCCGTCGAAGGGCATGACGCTGCCCTTTATCAGCTACGGTGGCTCCTCTATGCTGGCGCTTTGTATCGGCGTCGGCCTGTTGCTCGCATTCACGCGGCGCAATCCCTTCATGGGTCGGCATACGGTCGTCAAATGGAGTGGTCGATGA